The following DNA comes from Blattabacterium cuenoti.
ATTGCAAGAAGTAAAAAAGAAAAAAGATAAAATTTTAAAGGAAACACAAATAAAAAGAGATATCATTTTAGAAGAAGCTATTCAAATGAGAGAAAAAATAAGATTAAAAGCTAAAAAAGAAGGAATATTAGAAAAGAAAAAAATTATAGAAGAAACAAAAAAAGATATTCATATAAAAAGAAAAGTAGCTATACAGAAACTAAAAAATGAAATAGGAGATATTTCTATTCAAATAGCGGAAAAAATATTAAAAAAAAAATTAGATCATATACATCAACAAGATAAATTCATAAA
Coding sequences within:
- the atpF gene encoding F0F1 ATP synthase subunit B; this encodes MDLVTPSIGLIVWHSIIFIMLILFLSKFAWNPIINFIDQREEKIRKSIQKANQIQKELQEVKKKKDKILKETQIKRDIILEEAIQMREKIRLKAKKEGILEKKKIIEETKKDIHIKRKVAIQKLKNEIGDISIQIAEKILKKKLDHIHQQDKFIKKLVDKL